Below is a window of Zerene cesonia ecotype Mississippi chromosome 18, Zerene_cesonia_1.1, whole genome shotgun sequence DNA.
ttatactgCAAATaagaagttaatttttttgtttcaattttaataaatttaaataaaagactgAATGTTTAACCgaagttttattattgaattaatgtaatacgtcataaatataatcgaaacaatacatacataacaatgactagataatataaaattaaaataaaacactataataaataagcagTATACTTCTTTGGTAAAAATTAAAgctctatttaaattaaagtaacttAGATggaatgaaattgaaattattttattacctatatgGAATAGGTACTTAGttacatttgaattataatatgcaaCATAGATCTATAAGATAATTAAGATACTTTTGTGTGCctatattgttttcataagTTGATATATTCAGTCTGCAGATTTCATTTCTGCAAGCGCCTCTTTTACTAAAAGTTCAAGTTCTTCTGGaagaataattttagaaatactTCTTTCGCTACTACTATTATCGCGAATGGCATCTTTTGCGCTATTGCTGTCTTCACTATCAGAATAATTACCtttgttaatattgttttgctCTTTTTCAGGTTTCTCTCTAGATTCTTCAGACTTGATTGAAACAGAGTCATTGAAGAATTCATCCATAAGTATTTGTGATGGAAATATAGGGATACATTTTTGGCCATTACACCAACTTTCCATTGTTTTCTCTAATTCTGAAATTCGATTTGCTAAAATTCTGAAAAAGTTTAAttctgaaattaatttaaagtactTTGGGagaaattacttttataatgtaaaataatacttactgATTGGTTTTCCTTTGATGCTGCAATGCTATAGATTTATCATTCAATGCTTCAAACAAGCCCAAACATAGTGATTTTAATTCTGTCACTGAAGATCTTTTAAGGCCAGGTTTAGAATTTATAGTAAGATATTCTCgaactacaaataaataatatttaagaatttttaacgtatcatcaatattgttttaagaaaatattcatgCCATACCTTGTTTCTGGGTCATAACATCAGCAAATCCTTTCCTAAAATTCAATGTGTCATTTTTACTCCTACCGTCAAGCAaactctgaaataaaaaaatctcaaaatgAAAACCATAcagattttatgtaaataaattgtacataaaacattcataatatattcttactTTATATTTGGTCAGCGTCCTTTTAGCTATTTCCTTTTCAACCTGAAGTTGAGCAATCCTTTCATTCaggtatttattttccataacCAGTGCATCAATATCAACAATGGGTTTGGGAGAGTTATCATCACCATccgat
It encodes the following:
- the LOC119833827 gene encoding coiled-coil domain-containing protein 149, whose product is MFVNKIVKVKFPDQDLDDYVLENSVLKSKLQSKIDALSIMSKELDKCCMERDKYKILVEQLKSKKDVMHDLDMPDRYAPTNTISGGEILAKIKEHNNILKLEVETLRSKLDEATGDIVAMRKQLQKNMLPEVTSTHNKTSCEETYSILDYEQLVQELEKIQKKYKQIQMDYRATLDEKEELVSDRDYYKTKVQRLNQQISFLLTNRIKKSSDGDDNSPKPIVDIDALVMENKYLNERIAQLQVEKEIAKRTLTKYKSLLDGRSKNDTLNFRKGFADVMTQKQVREYLTINSKPGLKRSSVTELKSLCLGLFEALNDKSIALQHQRKTNQILANRISELEKTMESWCNGQKCIPIFPSQILMDEFFNDSVSIKSEESREKPEKEQNNINKGNYSDSEDSNSAKDAIRDNSSSERSISKIILPEELELLVKEALAEMKSAD